The proteins below are encoded in one region of Oncorhynchus masou masou isolate Uvic2021 chromosome 15, UVic_Omas_1.1, whole genome shotgun sequence:
- the LOC135555211 gene encoding long-chain fatty acid transport protein 1-like: MRNAASASFSLGSLGLLRLFGVPWSWSLAAGFGVFLGTGGWKYLYIVVRTAKRDLNGLYVLLRVKIALWHHLRRNSNIPSIFAQTVKQHPNKPALIYDATGETWTFTQLDLLSNAVAQWALAQGWGPGDVVALFMESRPLQVALWLGLAKVGVEAALINFNLRRDALLHCVGVSVSRGIVFGAELAGAMLEVSSSLSPSMVRFCTGELSVDCLASLSAQNLTISWPRPLHCPPSFLHPTQELQCCW; the protein is encoded by the exons ATGCGCAATGCAGCGAGTGCCTCTTTTTCTCTGGGATCGCTGGGTCTGCTGCGTCTCTTTGGGGTCCCCTGGTCCTGGAGTTTAGCAGCAGGCTTCGGGGTCTTTCTGGGCACAGGTGGTTGGAAGTACCTCTACATCGTAGTCCGTACTGCGAAGAGAGACCTAAA TGGCCTTTACGTGTTGTTACGAGTCAAGATAGCCTTGTGGCACCACCTACGGCGCAACAGCAATATCCCCTCCATCTTTGCCCAGACAGTGAAGCAGCACCCAAATAAACCCGCCCTCATCTATGATGCCACAGGAGAGACGTGGACCTTCACCCAGCTGGACCTGCTGTCTAACGCTGTGGCCCAATGGGCTCTGGCCCAGGGCTGGGGCCCGGGGGATGTGGTGGCCCTCTTCATGGAGAGCCGGCCATTGCAGGTGGCCCTCTGGCTGGGCCTGGCCAAGGTGGGGGTGGAGGCAGCACTCATCAACTTCAACCTGCGGAGGGACGCTCTCCTGCACTGTGTTGGAGTGTCTGTGTCCAGAGGGATCGTGTTCGGAGCCGAGCTGGCTGGTG CCATGTTGGAGGTGAGCTCATCCCTGAGCCCGTCGATGGTGCGGTTTTGTACAGGAGAGCTCAGTGTAGACTGTCTGGCCTCCCTGTCTGCCCAGAATCTGACTATATCCTGGCCTCGGCCCCTACACTGCCCCCCCTCCTTCCTGCATCCCACCCAAGAGCTTCAATG TTGCTGGTAG
- the LOC135555212 gene encoding prostaglandin E2 receptor EP1 subtype-like, whose product MATVSAPSSPSVHHLPELNFSSCPCPSIQTLNATTLPPLINPPSFGLSCFTMTLGGLSNLSALGILAKSYVRFRHRAKAPFLLLVGALLLTDLAGNLIPGAFALHLHLGQSRRHRVAAGMRDTTEPAGMFCQLFGASLVFFGLCPLLLGSAMAVERCMGITQPLLHSALITVAHMRLAVLLLSSLALLLAGLPLVDVGSYTTQFPGTWCFLTVHGPLSTADASLALTFSGLGLMALSLSLICNTLSGLALLQARLSSQGIRTNTTAAPGRYGRTSSSPLRSLDVEMMAQLTVITMVSCVCWSPFLISISLLVGQFCRGGRGSSHTVRQSEKLVLLGLRMATWNQILDPWVYILLRRAVLRRVFRVLQPDSRSTLTQSSSCTTASRRQGIGLH is encoded by the exons ATGGCTACCgtctctgccccctcctctccctctgtccaccaCCTCCCAGAGCTCAACTTCTCCTCCTGCCcctgtccatccatccagaccCTGAATGCCACCACACTGCCACCCCTCATCAACCCTCCCTCCTTTGGATTGTCCTGTTTCACCATGACCCTGGGTGGCCTCTCCAACCTAAGCGCCCTGGGCATCCTGGCCAAGTCCTATGTACGCTTCAGACATCGGGCCAAAGCTCCGTTCCTGTTGTTAGTGGGGGCTCTACTGCTAACCGACCTGGCTGGTAATTTGATCCCTGGTGCCTTTGCCCTCCATCTGCACCTTGGTCAGAGTCGGAGGCACAGGGTGGCTGCAGGAATGCGTGACACCACCGAGCCTGCCGGGATGTTCTGCCAACTGTTCGGTGCCAGCTTGGTGTTCTTCGGCCTGTGCCCTCTATTACTGGGCAGTGCCATGGCCGTGGAGCGGTGTATGGGCATTACCCAGCCCCTCCTCCACTCTGCCCTGATCACGGTGGCCCACATGCGTCTggctgtcctcctgctgtcctccctAGCCCTGCTGCTGGCCGGGCTCCCCCTGGTGGACGTGGGTAGTTACACAACCCAATTCCCTGGTACCTGGTGCTTTCTGACAGTCCATGGGCCGCTCTCCACGGCTGACGCCAGCCTGGCCCTCACCTTCTCCGGCCTGGGGCTCATGGCGCTCAGCCTCTCCCTGATTTGTAACACCCTGAGCGGGCTGGCTCTGCTGCAGGCCAGGCTCAGCTCCCAGGGTATCAGGACAAACACTACAGCAGCACCAGGACGATATGGAAGAACCTCCTCCTCTCCGCTACGCTCGCTGGATGTAGAGATGATGGCCCAGTTGACAGTGATCACGATGGTGTCCTGTGTGTGCTGGAGCCCCTTTCTA atctccatctctctgctggTGGGTCAGTTCTGCCGCGGCGGGCGAGGCTCCAGCCACACAGTACGTCAGTCAGAGAAGCTGGTTCTGTTGGGCCTCCGCATGGCCACCTGGAACCAGATCCTGGACCCCTGGGTCTACATCCTGCTCAGACGGGCTGTGCTGCGCAGGGTCTTCCGCGTCCTCCAGCCAGACTCCAGGTCCACCCTGACACAGAGCAGCTCCTGCACTACAGCCTCACGCAGACAGGGGATTGGACTACATTGA